GCTTTCCAATCCTTTCATATTTCTTCCAACATTAAACCTTCATTGTATTTATCAAGGGAATCCAAATTAATCCATGCTCCCTCAGCAATTCTATATACATGGAAACGTACAACGCATTCGTCTCCATCAAATGATAAGATTAGATGGAAAGGGGCGTCAGGGTATTCCCTCTTTAGTTCTGTTCCCCATATCCTCATTACATCTAATCCAACGTGCAGTAATTGGTACGGTTCATTAGTCGAAATGAAATCATTAATGTGTAGGTGATTCTCGGATGCTTCAAATCCTGTCCTGTCATGGATGATGCTATCAGCAACAAATTCTTGTGGTAAGTCATTTTTTTCCCCCATATCTAACAAAATGCAATCATTCCACTCCATAAATCTAGGATTGAACAAGATTGATGAATTGGATTGAGGTTTGACGGATGTTCTAACTATTTCGTCAATATATCTCTGCATCGCTTTATTTACCTTCTAGAATAAAACATCTTTTCTGATAAGATCGTTCTTTCATTCGTATTCCACGCTACAACCCCAAGAAGGATACTGCTTATTCAAATCATCCAATAGTTCTTGCATTATTTGAGCGTCATCAGGAAGATTGTTTTTCAAATTATTCCACCCTATAAGTCTTAAATTTTTAGGCATCTCTATAAGTCCTGTTATCGCATCCCAAAATGCGTTCCAATTCATGCCATAGAAATCGGGAAATTGAAGTTGCTTTTTAAGCAGTAAATGGAGTTCTTTGTAGGTTTCAATATCTGAAACATCTATTAGCACGAGTTCGTTTCTTTCATCTTCCATACGTTTCCCCCCATTAACCAAGGTGAACATGAACGTATAATTGATCTGGCTGTCTGGGAGAAAGCCAAATCAATGAATGAAATGAAATCTCACAAGCCAACAAAGACCTTTCACGGTCACTTCCCGCTTACGACCCTATTGCGTTGTCCAATGTGCGGACAAGGTATGATTGGACACAGAACTAAAAACTCAACAGGTGAATATATCAGTTATTATCAATGTGCGGCATTACGCTCTAAAGGCTCTGCTGTGTGTAAGACCAACTTGGTAAAGGCAGATGAAACAATAGCCTTCGTCTTTAAGAGAATCGAACAGATAACATCCAATCCTGATCTCTTAGGGAAAATTGTAGATAATGTAAACGGTAAGGTCAAAACACTAAAACAACCCCGGCAAGATCAGCTTGATTATATTCAGGGGCAACTTCTTAATATTGAGAAAAACATTAAGAGGTTAATTGACGTGATTGTGACCACAGACAATCCCCCTTCATCTGTAGTAGAGAAGTTGGGTTCGGAAAATGAAAAGAAAATGCTGATTGAAAAGAAGAAGGATACAGAGTATGAACTCAATAAACCAATTATAAAAGAGGTTTCCTTTAAGCAGATACACCAAGTTTTAACGGGCTTCTCAACGGTAATAACAAAGGTTGAACCAGTGAAACAAAAAGATTTGCTTCACTCTATTATAAACAAGATCACTGTAAATGTTGGAAACAATCCCGATGAGAGAAGCGTCAAGGACATTGAACTGTTCTTTGACGCTTCAATTAAAGATGACTTTGTGCTTACTTATGATACGGTTCAGCTTAACGGGTCTATCGGCGAAAAATGTTCTGCCGTGTATCATAGTCAAGATTCTACACCCGATTGACGAACTGCCATTAAGCCTTAACATGAATAATATGCCACCGAAGTAATCGGCAACCTAATTTCATTAATTCAGCTGTCGTTCACCATAGTCTGCTTTCAACTATTCAGATCGTTCTTCGCTAACTCCAATGCTACGGCTATTTTAATCTGATTCGTTTTACTACGCCCTCTAAGCAAATTCTCTATTGGATACACATCTACTATCGGAGCTATTTTATCATCGTAACGATCTAATTCAATTTTGATAACTGAATGCGTATCCACAAGAAAACTGATAATATCTTCCCCCTGTTCAGGCGTCCAGTATAAAATGTACGCTGTCTTCATTGCTGGAAAGCTATCTTGGATAATGTCCAAAAACCTTCGCATAGATATATCGTCGAAAAGACGAACTCTTGATGCTTGTAATTCTCTTCTGTACGCTTGTTCTGTAATAGTCCCTCTAAGCTTCACCGCTTACCCTCCTACCTCCACAAAACCGTTGATGCTACTGACATCTTTTAAACTTGATTAATTGTATCAGCTCGTACCTAAGTGTGCCGCGCGGCGGCATTCCGGGCTTCCAAGAGACTTGCGTTTTGTAGTTCAGATCTGCAACGTCGAGCTTACCGAACTAATGCCAGAAAACAAGAAAACCGAAGCAGCGGGGCTAGTCTCCATAATCTCTTACTAACCGTTCACCGAAGTCAAGTTTGAAACTATCCCGCTCCTCCTCTATGCTTTACTCGAATCCGAACTTATACAAGATGCTCCCTTTGATTTGTCCCCAAACAAACCGTAACAAGCTCGCCTGCGCAACGTTCTTTCCCCTGGGTGGCACACCCCCCACCTTCTCTCGGAGGCATCATTCCACGCCCAGCAAGCGGTTAATTTGAAAAATTTAGCCGTCACTTATGGCACTGTTCCCCCAATTAATCTAATTGCCCGATACACTGCTACAGCAGAGCACATGCATCAGTTGGTGCGGATAACTCCCTATCGTCACGTAAGCGACCGCGATGCGTTGGTTTGACTGTACAGATAGGAAATAATAAATCAATTTTATTCCGGTATCACTGGCCCTAATTTTCTGAGAACTATAAGGAGACTGTCCTTTTTTATTTATTACTACTTCTGTAAGTTCCAAATAAATAGTGCCATTTGGAACTTTCAATGTGAAATCAAAATTATTCTCTTCATTTTGTATAACTTCATTAATGTTTGCACCAGACTTAATCATCTGATAGCAGAATCGATGACAAGAGTACCATTCTATCTCTTCTTTATTGGATGATAAAGATACTTCGTTGAATTCTGACTTTACTTCTTCGCCATTACTGGAGATTCGAGTGAACCCAAAATATCCAGATGGTTTTTTATATTTCAGTTATGTTCCCTTCTTTCACCGTGATTATTTCACATAACGCATTATTCACGAACTTCGTAAATACCCCTGTTTTACTTTCATTCCTAAAATCGCAATAATCCCTAGTCAATTTATGATATCATATCATGGAAATATATGGATCAATATTTCTCCCTTTCCAAAGCAAAAAACCCCTTAACCCAAAGGTCGTAGAGGTTAAAACTCACTTTATTCCACAATCCCACCAACATTCCTCGGCATACCAACAACCAATTTTTCGCCGTCACTTATGGTAAGGTTCACCGTGCTGTCTATAACGGCATGTTTTATCCCTATTAATAAACCTCTTACTCCGAATCTATGACTTCAATTAATCCTAAGTCCAGTAAAATTACACATAATAGACTTAAGAGCCTATAATTCTGATAAAGTATGTACTTTTCTTCTTGTGTATTGAAAATAAATAAATTTGTGTCTGAAAAATGATCTAGATTGTACTCGGTTACACCTACTTGTTTCAATGCATAATCCATTTCTATAACTGCTGATTTAATAGATTCCTCTGTAATCTTACATTGGTTTATCTTTTGATCATTTAAATATCTTTTAAGTTCATCACCTGTTCCAAATGATAAATTAAAGGTATTTTCAATGAAATTAGAAGCAACAAAACTTTCTACACTCGGATAGCTTAGTAATAATAAGCCCTGTCTGTTAAACCCATTATTTTCTCTTGAACTACTCAAAGACCTTAATAAGTCTCTTATTAATACAGTGTCAGTATTTGAATTAACATCTCTATCAAATATATAAAAAATTGCAGCACGGTCAACTGGAAATTGATATTCTTCAATTAGTTTCTCAAACATAGACTCCAAAAACTCGTCGGTATCTTTAATAAATGAGATTGCAGATTCTTTAGTATTTATAACAAATACTGAAGATTGAATTCCTTCTTGTTCGTTGAACTTTCCATACTTAAGCATACGATCTAGCTTTTCAAATTGATAATTGAAAATCCGAGTAAATATTCTATGCAGTAAGTAAAACTCAGTACTCAAACCTTCTACAATTAGCAACACTTTCCCTATGTTTTTATCCCTATTGACTTTAATCAACTGCATCATCTCTGTAATCTGGAATTCCTCCAAATACCCCGCTCGTGTACATCTTCTCAAGATTTTGGGCCACTCGTGGCTGTTCAGTTGAAAATCTTTTTAGTGTACTACCTTCAATACCATTAAAACTTACAGCATATATCTGATCTGGTCTTAAAAGTGTATTAGAAAGTAAATTCGTAGAATGAGACACTATGAAGAGTTGAGAGTTCTTTGAGTTCTTCATAAAGTACTTGATAAGTAGTTCTTCTAAAAAATTATGAAGACCACTGCTGAACTCGTCAACAATTAACATTCCTCCATTTTTAACCACATGAAAGAAGGCTGGCAATAATCGTAACAACTTCTGATTCCCTAGCGATTCCAAAGGAAATGGTATAGGTTCTCCAACCCCTTCGCGTTTGAAAAATATATCCTTTTCCTCAAGAGACTCTATCTTTGTTATGTTACCTGAACTTGAATTTGAATATTCAATTCTTTGATTAAAATTAAATTGTTTAAAGAAGCTATTAATTTCGTCTGCTCCTTGGCTTTCTAGGTATTCTTCAATATCTAAGTCTAATTTTCCTGGAGAAAAGATAGTCTCCCTATACCCATCCATGTAAACCGAATTCATTAGGAAATCAAACCATTCCTTTAATACATCCTGATTTCTAAACTTAGTATTGAAATATATTTCACGTAGAAGCAATGTATTTGCATCAATATCATCATACAACTTGTTTTCTGTTATTTCTGATTTAGCGCTCTGTCCAATTCGATTTAAGACAACCTCATCTTGAATAGATAAGGTTTCTACAAAACTTTTCTTATCCGCCGTATACTCAATATAGTACTTAATCGCAGTGTTGGAAAATTCAAATTCATACTCTAAGCTAAATGATGCTTCAGATGAAAATAGACATCTTTGCATTCCCACGTTCACTTTTCTTTCAGCAAATAGTAGGTCAAATAACACTTTTAACGCAATAATTGTATTTGTTTTACCTGATGCATTAGCACCTACAAAGAAAGTTCCTTTCACTGTATTATTATATACATTTGTGTTTGATAATACTTTGTATCCTGTTGCAGTTAGGTCAACTGTAGTCTTCGTTTTAAATGAGCGAAAATTGTTCATAGTTATTCTTCGTAACATCAAAGGTCACTCCCCTCTCTAATTTATTTTACACTATTCAGTAAAAAATATGCATTTCCTTTTTGTGTAGTCGTCATTTTTTTACTGTTAGATTAAACTTGCCGCTACTTATGGTAAGGTTCACCGTATCATCTATATAGCGAAATCGAGGACACCCAATTGGGTGTCCTCTGTGAATTGTTTCCTATTCTTAGGAACCGCTTAGTTTAGATCAAATCTTACTTGTTCTTTAGCGCCAGTATGTTCAACAGAATCGCCACAGCCTCGGCTCTTGTTGCATGATCTTGCGGCGCGAAGCGGTTACCGCCATTCCCGTTTACGATTCCCGCTTTTTTCAGGTAAGCCACGCTGCCCCTGGCCCACGGGGCGATATCCCGCTCGTCGGCGAAGCCGGTTGCAGCGTTCGCGTCGCCCGATTTACCCAGCGCTTTAGCGATCATGACCGCCATCTCCGCTCGGGTAATCTCTGTGTTCGGACGGAAGCTCCCATCATGATAACCAATGATGATGCCCTTATCCACCGCTAACGAGACGGCTTTCCGTGCCCATGCGCCGATCTTGTTTGAATCCGCGAAAGTTAACTGCGCTCCATTTCCTTGAAGCTTTAACGCGTTCGCCAGCATAACGACGAATTCGGCTAGCGTAATGGAATGATTCGGCTTGAATGTGCCGTCGGGATAACCAGTGACGATCCCTTCGTCCAATGCTTTCTTAATATGGGCTTCTGCCCAGTGACCGGAAATATCACTGATTTTCAAGCCCGTATCGGTCGTTGGTGCTTCCGGGGTCCCCCTGACGGCGAACACTGCGTATTTCGTAAAATGATTTACATTCACGACGATTTGTGCGCCGTCTACTACGCCGCCAACTTCTACCCATACTTTTTTCGTCTCGTCATAATAGAATACCACTGGCTTCTGGTCGCCGATCAAGCTTGACGGATCGAACGCGAAGGTTAACGTTACCGGCCGATTGAAATTTTCCGAGAAGCTTTTCAAAATTTCGAAGATCGGACTGACTAGAACTTCTTTAGAGCTAAGCAGATTTTGAGTATCCAACAGTTTCTCTATCGTAATATTAAAATCTTTGGCGGAAGAATCCGCGGGTATAATGACCTTGACTTCATTCCGCAAGCTTACCTCGCCTGCCTGACCTTTCGGAATCGATAACTGACCATTATCCGATGTAACAGGCTTGAAGCTTGGCCCGACGGAGCCGTCATCGCCCGGTAGTCCTGTCTGTGCATCGCGCGTCACGGTAACCCGATACGTCTTGCTCGTGCCGTCCTCTGCCGTCACGACGATAGGAATGACGTTGGAACCTACGGTAAGACCGATCGCTTCGCTTGGCTGATCGCTCGTTACTGCACTTCCGTTAATCGTGACAGTAGCTTTTGTGCTGGACAGCACAGGTGTCACATTCAAGCTGTTCACACTGTTTGCGACCATAACCGTGTAGTTGGTAATCAGAGGCGTGAAGGTCGGACTCAGCGTACCGCTGGAGAGTATCAAACCCGATAAAGTATCGTCACCGCTGGGCACCGGTGGTGTATATACGTTTGCCGCCCTTGTTACATGGACTGTGTATGTATTTGTCGCCCCGTTCTGCGCTGTCACAACGACGTCAATCGGATTATCACCAATTTGGAGCGTGACTGCTTGGCTTGGTTGGCCGCTCGTTGCTGCACTTCCGTTAATTGTGACAGTAGCTTTTGTGTTGTATAGCACAGGTGTCGCGGTTAGGCTGTCCACACTGTTGTTAACGCTAGCCGTATAGCTGGTAATCATAGGCTCGAAGCTCGGGCTCAGTGTGCCGCTGGAAAGCAGCAGGCTTAACAAACTGTTGTCACTCTGTGACAAATAATTAATCTCCAGACTTCCACTTAATAAGTCATTAGAATCAAAGTTACTCCCGTAGATAATAAATCCAAATTCATCTCCTTGATTTACACTTAAAGAAGAATTGCCGCTGACGTCAAAACCTCCACTCACATCGGCAGGACGATAAAGATTAGTAGAGTCTGTAGAACCATCCGCATGAGTAACAAATGCGGTTAATTTCGCCTGTGTCATATACCAGGCATGCATGCCGGAATAATGCCAATCGAATTCAAATGTATTTGATTCAGTTGCTATCGAGCTTATCGTCCATGATTGACCGTACCATACGGATTGATCCTGCAAATTGTATTTGAACAAGAAACCATTATTATCATGATTGGGAATAATGCTTGTTGTTCCAGGACCCGCCACGTTCCAAGCCGTTGACCACCCCGAGGCCAAAGCAGTTCTCTGAGTTCCCTGCAGCATCATGAATACCAGCAAAAAAATCGTGATCCATATCATTGCAATCCTATTTGCTCTCATTTCATTCACTCCTTGTATAAAGAAAGAAACGGGGGAATTTTTATCCATCACCTAATATTCTACAAAATTCTTGTATTTCCTTCTTAAAGGAGTTCTTTTCCATGTGCTAAATAGTACGTTTATGTATAATTTCGATGAAAAAACCGGAGGGTAGTCTAGTTAATCAGTACAGGGTTCCTCTTCTTTATTCATTTCTACCTCAGCGGATGCGATCTGTTGAGAGGAAGAGGTGCCCTCTCCCAATTCTTTATTATATCTTCACGTGTAGCACTTGGCTTGATCAAATCATACTTAACGTTAAAATCGTGTTTGCAAGCCCAACAACATGGCTCTCCCCAGTCAATCCCCCTCCTATCAAGCCACTCCATCCAATGTTCAAAAATCTGTGCTTTTGTCGGCATAGTCATTGTATAGTTCTCCTTAGCCATTGTGATCCTTTGTCTCCAATTCCTCCTTTAACGGGCGAGGGCTGAATAGTCAATGTATGCATATAGTGCTGTGAAGTAACCATCTGCTTCGAGTAATTGGGCGGTTATATGAGACTAAATAGTCAAACTGTATCTATCAAAAGCAAAGCAAAAATTAAAATTGGTAAAAACAATATAGAGATAATTTCAATTAATAACTTGGTTAAGGGCTTACACTTTGATTTCCCAATGAACAGTCCATGTATCATTATTATTCCAAAAGTAAATCCATAAAACAGGCCCTTACTTAACTTATACTCAGTAGGTATGCTTGCAATAGCCCCAGGTGAAAGATTTTCGATATGATCATGAATATTCCTATGCCATTGAGTATCATGGATCAGCCAAAATAGCCAACCAGCATGCAAAAGAATAATTAGTGATAAGTATATATATTTGTTCAAAAAAGCATGACCCCCAAAGTATTTTCTACTTTCTACTCTTTAATGGCCTATTGATTTACCGGAGTTTTCGGATAACATAAGTTCGTTAAAAGTCCACAACGTTTGTGATTGCGAACCTTTCCCCGCACCTCAATCATACCAATATCTCTATAGCATCTTTCTCCACTATTCAAACAGTTCCCTTGCCGTTAGCGTAATGAAGGTGAATGCCCCGATGTGTGAATATGGTGTTAGGTAATGTCGATATCTATCATGTGACATGGTGAAAGAGTTAGAAGAACATCTAAACGTTGTTTCGTGCGTTTTGGAAAATACGTGATTAAACGTGCAGCAACCTGAGAAGAATTTTTCGGTCTTTATAAGTGAAGGGTCTTCAAACGGACACTGAGGGGAGGAACAGTGTGAGCGACGAGTACATAATAAACCTATATTGGGAGCGTTCGGAGAAGGCAATCTATGAGACTACCCTTGTATATGGGAGGTACTGCCATAAAATCGCGATGAATGTTCTCGCAAGTAAAGAGGACTCGGACGAGTGCGTCAACGACACCTATGCTCGCGCTTGGAAAGCAATCCCTCCTAACCGCCCCAATAAGTCTGGTTTATAGTGAATAAAGAAGTTTCTAGCATCTATAAATGGTTTAA
This portion of the Cohnella abietis genome encodes:
- a CDS encoding barstar family protein; amino-acid sequence: MEDERNELVLIDVSDIETYKELHLLLKKQLQFPDFYGMNWNAFWDAITGLIEMPKNLRLIGWNNLKNNLPDDAQIMQELLDDLNKQYPSWGCSVEYE
- a CDS encoding zinc ribbon domain-containing protein — encoded protein: MNEMKSHKPTKTFHGHFPLTTLLRCPMCGQGMIGHRTKNSTGEYISYYQCAALRSKGSAVCKTNLVKADETIAFVFKRIEQITSNPDLLGKIVDNVNGKVKTLKQPRQDQLDYIQGQLLNIEKNIKRLIDVIVTTDNPPSSVVEKLGSENEKKMLIEKKKDTEYELNKPIIKEVSFKQIHQVLTGFSTVITKVEPVKQKDLLHSIINKITVNVGNNPDERSVKDIELFFDASIKDDFVLTYDTVQLNGSIGEKCSAVYHSQDSTPD
- a CDS encoding AAA family ATPase, coding for MNNFRSFKTKTTVDLTATGYKVLSNTNVYNNTVKGTFFVGANASGKTNTIIALKVLFDLLFAERKVNVGMQRCLFSSEASFSLEYEFEFSNTAIKYYIEYTADKKSFVETLSIQDEVVLNRIGQSAKSEITENKLYDDIDANTLLLREIYFNTKFRNQDVLKEWFDFLMNSVYMDGYRETIFSPGKLDLDIEEYLESQGADEINSFFKQFNFNQRIEYSNSSSGNITKIESLEEKDIFFKREGVGEPIPFPLESLGNQKLLRLLPAFFHVVKNGGMLIVDEFSSGLHNFLEELLIKYFMKNSKNSQLFIVSHSTNLLSNTLLRPDQIYAVSFNGIEGSTLKRFSTEQPRVAQNLEKMYTSGVFGGIPDYRDDAVD
- a CDS encoding S-layer homology domain-containing protein: MRANRIAMIWITIFLLVFMMLQGTQRTALASGWSTAWNVAGPGTTSIIPNHDNNGFLFKYNLQDQSVWYGQSWTISSIATESNTFEFDWHYSGMHAWYMTQAKLTAFVTHADGSTDSTNLYRPADVSGGFDVSGNSSLSVNQGDEFGFIIYGSNFDSNDLLSGSLEINYLSQSDNSLLSLLLSSGTLSPSFEPMITSYTASVNNSVDSLTATPVLYNTKATVTINGSAATSGQPSQAVTLQIGDNPIDVVVTAQNGATNTYTVHVTRAANVYTPPVPSGDDTLSGLILSSGTLSPTFTPLITNYTVMVANSVNSLNVTPVLSSTKATVTINGSAVTSDQPSEAIGLTVGSNVIPIVVTAEDGTSKTYRVTVTRDAQTGLPGDDGSVGPSFKPVTSDNGQLSIPKGQAGEVSLRNEVKVIIPADSSAKDFNITIEKLLDTQNLLSSKEVLVSPIFEILKSFSENFNRPVTLTFAFDPSSLIGDQKPVVFYYDETKKVWVEVGGVVDGAQIVVNVNHFTKYAVFAVRGTPEAPTTDTGLKISDISGHWAEAHIKKALDEGIVTGYPDGTFKPNHSITLAEFVVMLANALKLQGNGAQLTFADSNKIGAWARKAVSLAVDKGIIIGYHDGSFRPNTEITRAEMAVMIAKALGKSGDANAATGFADERDIAPWARGSVAYLKKAGIVNGNGGNRFAPQDHATRAEAVAILLNILALKNK